Proteins encoded within one genomic window of Glycine soja cultivar W05 chromosome 1, ASM419377v2, whole genome shotgun sequence:
- the LOC114372675 gene encoding structural maintenance of chromosomes protein 1-like, translating into MLYMDRDDSAIPLNTSIRYSYFQVTSTHYTIEAQKEHYKFKKLENYMVLPNMASIEDTNAISYNLCGLVRMASGDLKVKSFSAVVGPNGSGKSNVIDAMLFVFGKRAKQMRLNKVSELIHNSTNH; encoded by the exons ATGTTATACATGGATAGGGACGATTCTGCAATACCCCTTAATACCTCTATTAGATACTCATATTTTCAG gTTACATCCACGCACTATACCATAGAGGCCCAAAAGGAGCATTACAAATTCAAGAAACTGGAGAATTATATG GTTTTGCCAAATATGGCTTCAATAGAAGATACCAATGCCATTTCATACAATCTTTGTGGTTTGGTTAGGATGGCTAGTGGTGATCTGAAAGTGAAG AGTTTCTCCGCCGTGGTGGGACCTAACGGGAGCGGGAAGAGCAACGTCATCGATGCGATGCTGTTTGTGTTCGGGAAGCGAGCCAAGCAG ATGCGGCTGAACAAAGTTTCGGAGTTAATACACAATTCCACCAATCACTGA